The Acidobacteriota bacterium genome segment GACGTCGATCGTTTTCCGGATCTCATCGGGATGGCGTCCGAGAGTCGCGGCGATGTCGGCGATCGTCACGGGCCGTCGCCGCACCATGTCCAGGACGGCCGCGGCCGTTTCTTCCTCGGCCGGCGGACGCCGGGCATGATGAAAATCGGCGATGACTTCGGCCGTCCCGCCCAGAAAATCCCGGATGGTTTCCAGATCCTCCCGGCTGAGCGCCCGGACGGTCTTTTCCGCCGGGGGCCGGACGGCCGTGTTGAGGTGAACCTTGTCGGGCTCGATCTCGGCGATCAGAGCTTTGAGTTTCCGGAGATGCGCCGGGCCGTCGTTCAGGCCCTTCAAGAGCATGACTTCCAGCCAGATTTGACCGGGGAACCCGCGGCGGAAGGCCTTGAGTCCCGCGATCATCTTATCGAAAGTCAGCGAGGCATGTGGCCGATTGACCCGACCGAACATCGTTGAGGTGGCCGCATCGAGGGAAGGGACGACGATATCAGCGGCCAGAATGTCCCGGCGGACATCCCGGCGGTGAAGGAGCGTTCCGTTGGTCAGGACAACGACGGGAATATCGGTCATGTCCTTGATCGCCCGGACGATCCGGCCGATGGACCTGTTGAGCGTCGGCTCGCCCGATCCCGAAAACGTGATGTGGTCGATGCGCCGTCCGGATTCGACCGCGGCCCGGACCTGGGCCAGAACCGCCTCGACATCCACGAAATCCCCGCGCCTGACGGTCTTGCGCGGCGTCCGGCCCAACTGGCAATAGACACAGTCGATCGTGCAGGTCTTGGGGCGCAGGATGTCGATACCGAGCGAGTAGCCGAGCCTCCGCGACGGCACGGGGCCGTAGACATGGCGGCGGGTTTCCCCCGCCCTCGAATTCTTTTTCATGCGGTCGCCTCTTCAAGTCCGGACCCCGTTATCGGGGCAATCCTATTAAGATCCGCGGCAGATGCGGGAGGGCTCCCGGAGAAAATCGGCCGAGGATCGAGCGGACACGGAATCCCGGCCCGGTCTCGGAGACCGATGCCTGGGAACCGGGACCGGACATAGGCCGAGACGGCCATTCGCGCGCGGATGGAATAGAATGAGCGGATCAAACCTTGTCCTTGTAGACTTGAATGAACCGGCGCAGGGACCGGTCCCAGGTTTTCTCGACGTCGTCGGGGAAAAGACAGGCGGGAAGTTCCTTGTTCCTCCAGTGGTAGGCGAGGCACTCGCAGCAGACGCCCTTGCGGCTGCACGGATCGTACGTGCAGTTGCAGCGGGCCATGTTTTCCCGGACGTTGCATTCCTTCATCGCGTCGCCTCCGTCAGCGGATTTTCACAATTATATCAACTCCGTGGCCCGAACGCACGCTTGACATGCGTTCTCTGATGACATACATTGTATGTATGAAAGAGCTTGTTTTTGTCTGGGACGACAATAAGGATAGAACCAACCGGCGCAAACACGGGATCTCGTTTGAGGAAGCCAAAACCGTTGGGAGATGATGTCATGAGAAAAACATATGATTTCACCGGAATGAAGTCCCGAAAAAACCCTTATGTCAAATATCTCAAACAGTCGGTCACGATTCGTCTGGATCGGGATACGATTGCTCATTTCAAAGCGCTGGCCGAAGAAACCGGTTTGCCGTACCAGAACCTGATCAACCTGTATCTCAGGGACTGCGCCGTTCATGGACGGCGCCTGGAGATGCGTTGGCAACCCGAGCTTGGCTCCGGATCGAAGGTTGCGGAATAAGCGGAAGACTTAGGAAACGGATTTGTGAGACGGGACATTAGGACCCGGGTGTCGGGGAAAAACGGCTCGGCGGATCCTGCCGAGGAATCTTCTCAGGGCCGTGATGCCCGGGATGACTCGTCTCGGTTTTGTGGCCGCGTCGATATCGTCCGTCTTTACCATAGGCGGCGCGGGCGTTCCTTTTTGCGCAACGACAAGCGGCCGGTAAATGGGCTGGAACGCCTGGTGGCGGAACCACAACAGGCCGGAGTCGGGCAGGATAAAATCCTGCGCCCGGCCGTCAACGGCTTTGCTGACGACGCGCGTGACGGCGCCCAGGTCGGCGGCCAGGTCGAGTTCGACCTCGTAAGAGCCGGGTTTGTCGACCTCAGGAAGGCAAATCTCGACGGACGCGCTTTCGCCGGGGCGAACGTCGCGGGGAAGGGCGAACAGCCCGAAGAATTCCAAAAGCAACTCGCGCTTTGCCGTAAAAAGGCGGGCGCCGAGCTTGACGGCGCCGCGGCCGTCTTCGGGAGCGGCAAGCCATATCGTGTCGCCGGTGTTGACGGCCGTAACCGTGAGCTTCGGCGAAACCCGAACGCGGCGCCGCCGTCAAACCGGCCAGAAGCTTCCGGGGCGAACGGCTGTCCGGTCCGGCGCTTCCGGCCTTGCGGACGACGAAGATGTCGTGGGGATGGCAGTCCGATTGGTGATGGGTGATGCCGCCGAGGGACGTCCCTCGAAGATAGGCGGCCAGGTCGTTTCGGTCGAAACCGCGTTCGAGGATGCCGTGTTCCTTCATGACGGCGACGGAGGCGGGCAGACTCCGGCGGGTGATGCCCATCTCGGCGATCTTGTAGCGGGCGCCTTCGTCGGACGGCGCGGGATCAGGAGGAGGAACGCTTTCGATGAGACGCCGCCCGATTTCCTTGATTTCGGTATGGGGCCATGCGGCGAGATGGCGGGTCATCCACTCCCTGTCTTGGTCCGGAGATCTCAGATGATCGGGCAGAAGCTCGGGAAGCATTTCGCGCACGGGGAACCAGCGTCCGCAGCCCGTGCAGCATAAAATGTCTTCGGCCACCTCGACTTCGGTGTGGCGTCCGTCGATGACGGGTGAAGCCGCCGCGGCCCTGAGGAGCTTGAGGAGAGGCGACGGAAAGCCTGCGGTATCCGCGTTCGACAGAGGCTCGCCGGAAACGGGCGGCAAAGGGCCGACAGGCGCTCCGGACGGGCCCATTCTCCGGTGCGGCGACATCCGCATGGCCGTGCGGCAGGGTTTCTCGACAGGGGCAAGAAGGACAAGCCCGCTCAAGCACACCGGGCAGGCGGCCAGATCGAGGAAGGGGTAAAACACGCCTTGGAGTTTAGCGCCCGGCCCGATGGGTGTCAATGCCTGCCGGGCTTGAACGAAATCTCTTGCGGTGATAATCTCGGTCCGTCACCCGATTACGAGTCGAACAATGGTTTGCCGTCACCTCGCACCCCTCGAAAAAGATCTTCTCGAGGCCGGTTTCCGGGAGACGTTCCGCGGCCGGGCCTGGACGAAGAACTGCAGGGAGTGGGTCTATTTCGATGTGGTGTTCGATATCGAATCCGTCCTGGCCCGGATGCTTTTCGACCCCTGCGTGGAAATCCACGAAAATCTCGACCCGAAATCCGGAACGGAACGGGGGTTCTTCTGTTCGGAGTGCCTCGATGGTGTCATGGGCCTCATCGCGGGAGATAGAATCTACCTCTAGCGTTCAGACTCATAAATCCGTTTCAAAAGCTTCTGAAAACTTTCCCCCTGGTCCGGAAAACTGCTCCGAACTTGCGAGAATGGGAATTTCTGAATACTGGGAGCGTCTCTTCTCATGTGGGCAATTTTTTTCTTGACACCATATGCATAAATAGAAGACATTATGCATATGGAGGGCAGTTATGCGCACGACTCTTGATTTGCCGGAAGATCTGATTGAAGAGGCCATGAAAGTGACGGGAATTCCGACAAAAACGCGGGCCATCATTACCGCCCTGGAAGAGATGATCAGAAAATCCCGGATATCCGGAATAAAGAAATTCAAGGGGAAGATCGAGCTGGAAATCGATTTGGCTGTCTTGAGAGGCCGCCGGTGCAGGTCCTAGCGGATACGTCCGCTTGGGTTGCGTACTTCCGGGGAGACGGGTGCTGCGCGGATCTTGATGTTCTGATCGATGAGAACCTAGTTGTGGCCAATGATCTCATTCTTGCCGAACTGGTCCCGTTTTTAAGGATTCGCGGGCTGCACAGGGTTATTGAATTGCTGAATGCCGTCAAAAAATTGAAGATGTCGATCGAATGGGATCAAATCATCGAGTTTCAATATCGATGTCTCAAGGACGGACTGAACGGAGTCGGAATTCCCGATCTGATCATCGCTCAGAATGCCAAACAGCATCGATGCGGGATTCTGACTTTGGACGGTCATTTCGCCCGCAT includes the following:
- a CDS encoding BrnA antitoxin family protein, translated to MRKTYDFTGMKSRKNPYVKYLKQSVTIRLDRDTIAHFKALAEETGLPYQNLINLYLRDCAVHGRRLEMRWQPELGSGSKVAE
- a CDS encoding type II toxin-antitoxin system VapB family antitoxin is translated as MRTTLDLPEDLIEEAMKVTGIPTKTRAIITALEEMIRKSRISGIKKFKGKIELEIDLAVLRGRRCRS
- a CDS encoding PIN domain-containing protein; its protein translation is MQVLADTSAWVAYFRGDGCCADLDVLIDENLVVANDLILAELVPFLRIRGLHRVIELLNAVKKLKMSIEWDQIIEFQYRCLKDGLNGVGIPDLIIAQNAKQHRCGILTLDGHFARMKDILGLDLVLKP
- a CDS encoding DUF6485 family protein yields the protein MKECNVRENMARCNCTYDPCSRKGVCCECLAYHWRNKELPACLFPDDVEKTWDRSLRRFIQVYKDKV
- a CDS encoding radical SAM protein, with product MKKNSRAGETRRHVYGPVPSRRLGYSLGIDILRPKTCTIDCVYCQLGRTPRKTVRRGDFVDVEAVLAQVRAAVESGRRIDHITFSGSGEPTLNRSIGRIVRAIKDMTDIPVVVLTNGTLLHRRDVRRDILAADIVVPSLDAATSTMFGRVNRPHASLTFDKMIAGLKAFRRGFPGQIWLEVMLLKGLNDGPAHLRKLKALIAEIEPDKVHLNTAVRPPAEKTVRALSREDLETIRDFLGGTAEVIADFHHARRPPAEEETAAAVLDMVRRRPVTIADIAATLGRHPDEIRKTIDVLISEGRVRPVRRSRRIYYTPAS